One stretch of Pararhizobium qamdonense DNA includes these proteins:
- a CDS encoding anthranilate synthase, whose product MATTILADGAEAYTTKGGISVTRRRREAPYGEAISSYVDRLDERRGAVFSSNYEYPGRYTRWDTAIIDPPLAISSFGRSLWIEAYNERGEALLEMVAAHLAGVADITLGTATARRLDLTINMPDRVFTEEERSKMPTVFTVLRAVTNLFFSQEDANLGLYGAFGYDLAFQFDAIELKLKRPDDQRDMVLFLPDEILVVDHYAAKAWIDRYDFEKDGKTTDGKAGDIAPEPFQTVDSIPPHGDHRPGEYAELVTKAKESFRRGDLFEVVPGQKFYERCESKPSEISNRLKAINPSPYSFFINLGNQEYLVGASPEMFVRVSGRRIETCPISGTIKRGDDPIADSEQILKLLNSKKDESELTMCSDVDRNDKSRVCVPGSVKVIGRRQIEMYSRLIHTVDHIEGRLRDDMDAFDGFLSHAWAVTVTGAPKLWAMRFIESHEKSARLWYGGAIGMVGFNGDMNTGLTLRTIRIKDGIAEVRAGATLLNDSNPEEEEAETELKASAMIAAIRDAKSANSRGTGRDVAPVGTGVKILLVDHEDSFVHTLANYFRQTGATVTTVRSPVSDEVFDRVKPDLVVLSPGPGRPKDFDCKATIKKARAHDLPIFGVCLGLQALAEAYGGDLRQLAVPMHGKPSRIRVLEPGIVFSGLGKEVTVGRYHSIFADPSTLPRDFMITAESDDGTIMGIEHTKEPIAAVQFHPESIMTLGGDAGMRMIENVVAHLAKRAKIKAA is encoded by the coding sequence ATGGCGACGACAATTCTTGCAGACGGTGCGGAAGCCTATACCACCAAGGGCGGCATTTCCGTCACCCGCCGGCGGCGCGAGGCCCCTTATGGTGAAGCGATCTCCAGCTATGTCGACAGGCTCGACGAGCGCCGGGGTGCGGTGTTTTCCTCGAACTATGAATATCCGGGCCGCTACACGCGCTGGGATACGGCCATCATCGATCCGCCGCTTGCGATTTCCTCCTTCGGCCGCTCACTGTGGATCGAGGCCTATAACGAGCGCGGCGAAGCGCTGCTGGAGATGGTCGCAGCGCATCTGGCCGGTGTTGCCGATATCACGCTTGGCACGGCGACGGCGCGGCGTCTCGATCTGACCATCAACATGCCGGACCGGGTGTTCACCGAAGAAGAACGCTCGAAGATGCCGACGGTGTTCACTGTCCTTCGCGCCGTTACCAACCTGTTCTTCTCGCAGGAAGATGCCAATCTCGGCCTTTACGGTGCCTTCGGCTACGACCTCGCCTTCCAGTTCGATGCGATCGAGCTGAAGCTGAAGCGTCCAGACGACCAGCGCGACATGGTGCTGTTCCTGCCGGATGAAATTCTGGTCGTCGATCACTATGCCGCCAAGGCCTGGATCGACCGCTATGACTTTGAAAAGGACGGAAAGACGACGGACGGCAAGGCTGGCGATATCGCGCCCGAGCCCTTCCAGACCGTCGACAGCATTCCGCCGCATGGCGACCACCGTCCCGGCGAATATGCCGAATTGGTCACCAAGGCCAAGGAAAGCTTCCGCCGCGGCGATCTGTTCGAGGTGGTTCCGGGCCAGAAATTTTACGAGCGCTGCGAAAGTAAGCCGTCGGAGATTTCCAACCGGCTGAAGGCGATCAACCCATCGCCCTATTCCTTCTTCATCAATCTCGGCAACCAGGAATATCTGGTCGGTGCGTCGCCCGAAATGTTCGTGCGCGTCTCCGGCCGCCGCATCGAGACCTGCCCGATTTCCGGCACGATCAAACGCGGCGACGATCCGATCGCCGATAGCGAACAGATCCTGAAGCTCCTGAATTCCAAGAAGGACGAATCCGAGCTGACCATGTGCTCGGACGTGGACCGCAACGACAAGAGCCGCGTCTGCGTGCCCGGTTCCGTCAAGGTCATCGGCCGGCGGCAGATCGAGATGTATTCGCGGCTGATCCACACGGTCGATCACATTGAGGGACGCCTGCGCGACGACATGGATGCCTTTGACGGCTTCCTGTCGCATGCCTGGGCCGTCACCGTGACCGGTGCGCCGAAACTATGGGCCATGCGCTTCATCGAAAGCCATGAAAAAAGCGCCCGGCTCTGGTATGGTGGCGCGATCGGCATGGTCGGCTTCAATGGCGACATGAACACCGGCTTGACGTTGCGCACCATCCGCATCAAGGACGGCATTGCCGAGGTGCGCGCCGGTGCCACATTGCTCAACGACAGCAATCCGGAAGAAGAAGAAGCCGAAACCGAACTGAAGGCCTCCGCCATGATCGCAGCGATCCGCGACGCAAAGTCCGCCAACAGCCGTGGTACCGGCCGCGATGTCGCGCCGGTCGGCACCGGCGTCAAGATCCTGCTCGTCGATCACGAAGACAGTTTCGTCCATACGCTGGCCAACTATTTCCGCCAGACGGGCGCAACGGTGACGACGGTGCGTTCGCCGGTTTCCGACGAGGTGTTCGACCGGGTGAAGCCCGATCTCGTCGTCCTTTCGCCCGGTCCGGGCAGACCAAAGGATTTCGATTGCAAGGCGACGATCAAGAAAGCGCGCGCCCATGATCTGCCGATCTTCGGCGTGTGCCTGGGGCTGCAGGCCCTGGCCGAAGCCTATGGCGGCGATCTGCGCCAGCTGGCAGTGCCGATGCATGGCAAGCCCTCGCGCATCCGCGTGCTTGAGCCCGGCATCGTGTTTTCCGGTCTCGGCAAGGAAGTGACGGTCGGCCGCTACCACTCGATCTTTGCCGATCCTTCGACCTTGCCGCGCGATTTCATGATCACGGCCGAGAGCGACGACGGCACGATCATGGGCATCGAGCATACAAAGGAACCGATCGCAGCGGTGCAGTTCCACCCGGAATCGATCATGACGCTGGGCGGCGATGCCGGCATGCGGATGATCGAAAACGTGGTGGCGCATCTGGCCAAGCGGGCAAAGATCAAGGCCGCCTGA
- a CDS encoding cation diffusion facilitator family transporter, translating into MATEIQGNKAQRLAFWGIPLAILVLGLKMLAWWVTGSVALLSDGLESIVNVVAAIVAFAVIGYAAKPADADHPFGHYKAEYFSAVIEGVLIVVAALLIVAEAVPAIFAPRLPETPALGLAINLVAGVINAIWAYTLIRAGASLRSPALTADGHHILSDVVTSIGVLIGLVLAILTGYAVLDPLLAVIVACNILYQGWKVIARSVDGLMDRAVPAEEEEAIKKAIAANAMGSLGVHDLKTREAGAAIFVDFHMVVPADMPVGDAHDICDRLEDAIREVHAGAKIAIHVEPEGEKAHGIRVKVIEGLRS; encoded by the coding sequence ATGGCCACTGAAATTCAGGGAAACAAGGCGCAGCGCCTGGCATTCTGGGGCATTCCGCTCGCCATTCTGGTGCTGGGGCTGAAAATGCTCGCCTGGTGGGTGACCGGCTCGGTGGCGTTGCTGTCCGACGGTCTGGAATCGATCGTCAACGTGGTCGCCGCCATCGTCGCATTCGCCGTTATCGGCTATGCCGCCAAGCCTGCCGATGCCGATCATCCGTTCGGCCATTACAAGGCCGAATATTTCTCTGCGGTCATTGAAGGCGTCCTGATCGTGGTTGCGGCTCTCCTGATCGTTGCCGAAGCCGTGCCTGCCATTTTCGCGCCACGCCTGCCGGAAACACCGGCGCTTGGCCTGGCGATCAACCTTGTGGCCGGGGTCATCAACGCGATCTGGGCCTATACGCTGATCCGCGCCGGCGCGTCCCTGCGCTCGCCCGCATTGACGGCCGATGGACATCACATCCTGTCGGATGTCGTCACCTCCATCGGCGTGCTCATCGGTCTGGTGCTCGCTATTCTTACCGGCTACGCCGTGCTCGACCCGCTGCTTGCCGTCATTGTTGCCTGCAACATTCTCTATCAGGGCTGGAAGGTGATTGCCCGCTCCGTTGATGGGCTGATGGACCGGGCGGTTCCAGCCGAAGAGGAAGAGGCGATCAAGAAGGCGATTGCCGCCAACGCGATGGGGTCGCTCGGCGTGCATGACTTGAAGACCCGCGAGGCGGGGGCGGCGATCTTTGTCGATTTCCATATGGTCGTGCCCGCCGATATGCCGGTTGGCGATGCGCATGATATCTGCGACCGTCTTGAAGATGCCATCCGCGAGGTTCACGCAGGCGCCAAGATTGCCATTCATGTCGAGCCGGAGGGCGAAAAGGCCCACGGCATTCGCGTCAAAGTCATCGAAGGATTGAGATCATGA
- the queF gene encoding preQ(1) synthase, producing MTITDVSGLSQLGQNVTAPQNPEEAVLERVPTSHAGTDFVVRFTAPEFTSLCPMTGQPDFAHIVIDYVPDGWLVESKSLKLYLHSFRNHGAFHEDCTLDIAKRLVDLLSPKWLRIGAYWYPRGGIPIDVFWQTGAPPAGLWLPDQGVQPYRGRG from the coding sequence ATGACCATAACAGACGTTTCGGGTCTGTCGCAGCTCGGGCAAAATGTGACCGCGCCGCAGAACCCTGAAGAGGCCGTGCTGGAGCGCGTGCCGACCAGTCATGCCGGGACTGATTTCGTCGTCCGCTTCACGGCGCCGGAATTCACCTCGCTCTGCCCGATGACGGGCCAACCGGATTTCGCCCATATCGTCATCGACTATGTGCCGGATGGCTGGCTGGTCGAATCGAAATCGCTGAAACTCTACCTGCACTCGTTCCGCAATCACGGTGCGTTCCACGAGGATTGCACGCTCGATATCGCCAAGCGGCTGGTCGATCTGCTTTCTCCGAAATGGCTGCGGATCGGCGCCTATTGGTATCCGCGCGGCGGCATCCCGATCGACGTCTTCTGGCAGACCGGCGCACCGCCTGCGGGGCTGTGGCTGCCGGATCAGGGCGTGCAGCCCTATCGCGGACGCGGCTGA
- a CDS encoding HupE/UreJ family protein has translation MKTRLLLTAASLAASTMPAFAHLDPAEHGSLLAGFTHPLSGLDHILVMIAVGLWAAQIGGRALWVVPTAFVGTMAFGFALAIAGVHLPFVEPAILASVVALGLLVAMAVRMETGACAAVVGIFALFHGYAHGGELGAAGALPFSAGFVVATALLHIAGIGLGLGIGRLSSGRIISRMIGGLTAFAGLALIFA, from the coding sequence ATGAAAACACGCCTTCTTCTGACGGCCGCAAGCCTTGCCGCCTCGACCATGCCCGCCTTTGCCCATCTCGATCCCGCCGAACATGGATCGTTGCTGGCGGGCTTTACCCATCCGCTTTCGGGTCTCGACCATATTCTGGTCATGATCGCCGTTGGCCTTTGGGCAGCGCAGATCGGCGGACGCGCGCTGTGGGTCGTCCCCACAGCCTTTGTCGGCACGATGGCGTTTGGTTTTGCGCTGGCAATAGCCGGTGTGCACCTGCCCTTCGTCGAGCCCGCCATTCTCGCCTCCGTCGTCGCCCTTGGCCTGCTGGTCGCCATGGCCGTTCGCATGGAAACCGGAGCTTGCGCCGCCGTCGTCGGCATCTTCGCCCTGTTCCATGGCTACGCCCATGGCGGTGAACTGGGGGCCGCCGGCGCCCTGCCCTTCAGCGCCGGTTTCGTGGTTGCGACCGCGCTCCTGCATATCGCGGGCATCGGCCTTGGGCTCGGCATCGGCCGCCTGTCATCGGGCCGGATCATCTCGCGTATGATCGGCGGCCTCACCGCCTTTGCCGGACTGGCGCTGATCTTTGCTTGA
- a CDS encoding ATP-dependent Clp protease proteolytic subunit has translation MNEEDDDKAKELPLGKETEANLFKSRSIFIYGPINQELAQKVCSQLVALSAASDEDIRIFVSSPGGHVESGDSIHDMIKFIKPKVWMIGTGWVASAGALIYVSAPKERRICLPNTRFLLHQPSGGTRGMASDIEIQAREIIKMNERLNRIFAEATGQPVEKIAKDTDRDYWLSAEDAKAYGLVSRIVTSAADI, from the coding sequence ATGAACGAAGAAGACGACGACAAGGCAAAGGAATTGCCTTTGGGCAAGGAGACCGAGGCGAACCTTTTCAAGTCGCGCTCGATTTTCATCTACGGCCCGATCAATCAGGAATTGGCGCAGAAGGTCTGCTCGCAGCTCGTGGCGCTTTCCGCTGCCAGTGATGAGGATATCCGCATCTTCGTCAGCTCGCCTGGCGGACATGTCGAATCCGGTGATTCGATCCATGACATGATCAAGTTCATCAAGCCGAAGGTCTGGATGATCGGAACCGGCTGGGTCGCTTCCGCCGGCGCGCTGATCTATGTGTCAGCTCCCAAGGAACGGCGCATTTGCCTGCCGAACACCCGCTTCCTGCTTCATCAACCCTCCGGCGGTACGCGCGGCATGGCGTCCGACATCGAGATCCAGGCCCGTGAAATCATCAAGATGAACGAGCGCCTGAACCGGATCTTCGCAGAAGCCACCGGCCAGCCGGTCGAAAAGATCGCCAAGGACACGGACCGTGACTATTGGCTGTCGGCCGAGGATGCCAAGGCGTACGGCCTCGTATCGCGCATCGTCACATCGGCTGCCGATATCTGA
- a CDS encoding type II toxin-antitoxin system VapC family toxin: MARLLDTHIFLAIIEDRVAVLPVAIRRILTDPEEQYYLSVASLWEIAIKNRLGKLPLQNRLEELPDIARHYSLTLISIHEDHVLPSVKPEPPTRDPFDRLLLAQCLVENMKLITIDTALIDHPLSATASRP; this comes from the coding sequence GTGGCTAGACTGCTGGACACGCACATCTTTCTGGCAATTATTGAAGACCGTGTCGCCGTACTTCCCGTGGCAATCCGCAGGATCCTTACCGATCCTGAGGAGCAATACTATCTCAGCGTTGCAAGCCTCTGGGAAATTGCCATCAAGAATCGTTTGGGCAAACTTCCGCTGCAAAATCGATTGGAAGAGTTGCCTGATATAGCGAGGCATTACAGCCTCACGCTCATTTCGATCCATGAGGATCATGTTCTGCCGAGCGTCAAGCCCGAGCCACCGACACGCGATCCGTTCGACAGGCTTCTGCTCGCCCAATGCCTGGTCGAAAACATGAAGCTCATCACCATCGACACGGCACTCATCGATCATCCCCTCTCCGCCACGGCGAGCCGGCCATAA
- a CDS encoding type II toxin-antitoxin system Phd/YefM family antitoxin, which translates to MTQIPIRDAKNKLTELARRVEAGETITVTRNGKAVMDLVPSTKKGGIDWEAGKAYKKKLGIDSFFGEIPADFDDPLPEDILITPLPPVRGE; encoded by the coding sequence ATGACCCAGATCCCGATCCGCGACGCCAAGAACAAGCTGACCGAACTCGCCCGCCGTGTCGAAGCAGGCGAAACCATCACCGTGACCCGCAACGGCAAGGCGGTGATGGACCTCGTGCCCTCAACGAAGAAGGGCGGGATCGATTGGGAAGCGGGCAAAGCCTATAAAAAGAAACTCGGCATAGACAGTTTCTTTGGCGAAATCCCGGCAGATTTCGATGACCCGTTGCCCGAAGACATTCTGATCACGCCTCTACCGCCTGTTCGCGGAGAATAA
- the leuA gene encoding 2-isopropylmalate synthase, translated as MIMKSHTVKQGMPEAAVKYQPYPQINIPDRTWPGKTITKAPIWCSVDLRDGNQSLVDPMGHDRKARMFQLLLDMGFKEIEIGFPSASQTDFDFARWCVEEGNVPADVSLQVLVQCRPELITRTFESLQGATKPIVHFYNSTSELQRRVVFAKDVKGIKQIATDAAKMIADMAAKAGGGFRFEYSPESFTGTELDVALEICNAVSEIIQPTADNKLILNLPSTVEMATPNVYADQIEWMCRNLDNRENLIISLHPHNDRGTGIAATELALMAGADRVEGTLFGNGERTGNVDVVTLALNMFTQGIDPELDCSDIERIKDVYEYSNQMVIPERHPYVGELVYTAFSGSHQDAINKGMKAIKVANKPQWEVPYLPIDPQDVGRSYEAIIRINSQSGKGGIAYILQQDYGINLPRNLQVEFREDIQRITDEFGKELPSKAIHGRFIERYVDQPDARIRFVDHHTYPVGEHKGVRVVAAEITDNGETKRIEGKGTGPIDGFINALSIYLGIDMSVADYSEHSLQHGSNAAAIAYVEVEYPGGKLFGVGINTNIVAASLEAIVSAANRVLEQKGR; from the coding sequence ATGATCATGAAGTCCCACACCGTCAAGCAAGGCATGCCTGAAGCGGCGGTCAAATATCAGCCCTATCCGCAGATCAATATTCCCGACCGCACCTGGCCGGGCAAAACCATCACCAAGGCGCCGATCTGGTGCTCGGTGGATTTGCGCGACGGCAACCAGTCGCTGGTCGATCCGATGGGCCACGACCGCAAGGCCCGGATGTTCCAGCTGCTGCTCGACATGGGTTTTAAGGAAATCGAGATCGGTTTTCCGTCGGCATCGCAGACGGACTTCGACTTTGCCCGCTGGTGCGTGGAAGAGGGCAATGTTCCCGCCGACGTCTCCTTGCAGGTCCTGGTCCAGTGCCGTCCCGAGCTGATCACCCGCACGTTTGAATCGCTGCAGGGCGCCACCAAGCCGATCGTGCATTTCTACAATTCGACCAGCGAATTGCAGCGCCGCGTGGTGTTTGCCAAGGACGTCAAGGGCATCAAGCAGATCGCAACCGACGCTGCAAAGATGATTGCCGACATGGCGGCCAAGGCCGGTGGCGGTTTCCGGTTCGAATATTCGCCCGAGAGCTTCACCGGCACGGAGCTGGACGTGGCCCTGGAAATCTGCAACGCAGTCTCCGAGATCATCCAGCCGACCGCCGACAACAAGCTGATCCTGAACCTGCCTTCCACGGTCGAGATGGCGACGCCGAATGTCTATGCCGACCAGATCGAGTGGATGTGCCGCAATCTCGACAATCGCGAAAACCTGATCATCTCGCTGCATCCGCACAATGACCGCGGCACGGGCATCGCCGCGACCGAGTTGGCGCTGATGGCCGGCGCCGACCGTGTCGAGGGCACGCTGTTTGGCAATGGCGAGCGGACCGGCAATGTCGATGTGGTGACGTTGGCGCTCAACATGTTCACGCAAGGGATCGATCCGGAGCTGGATTGCTCCGATATCGAGCGGATCAAGGACGTCTACGAATATTCCAACCAGATGGTCATTCCCGAGCGCCATCCTTATGTCGGCGAACTGGTCTATACGGCGTTTTCCGGATCGCATCAGGACGCCATCAACAAGGGCATGAAGGCGATCAAGGTTGCCAACAAGCCGCAATGGGAAGTGCCCTATCTGCCGATCGATCCGCAGGATGTCGGCCGCTCCTACGAGGCGATCATCCGCATCAACTCGCAGTCAGGCAAGGGCGGCATCGCCTATATCCTGCAGCAGGATTACGGCATCAACCTGCCGCGCAACCTGCAGGTGGAGTTCCGCGAGGATATCCAGAGGATCACCGACGAGTTCGGCAAGGAACTGCCCTCAAAGGCTATCCACGGCCGCTTCATCGAGCGTTATGTCGATCAGCCGGATGCGCGCATCCGCTTCGTCGATCATCACACCTATCCGGTGGGCGAGCACAAGGGCGTGCGCGTCGTTGCGGCCGAGATTACCGACAATGGCGAAACCAAACGGATCGAAGGCAAGGGGACAGGCCCGATCGACGGCTTCATCAATGCCCTGTCGATCTATCTCGGCATCGATATGTCGGTTGCCGACTATTCGGAACATTCGCTGCAGCATGGCTCGAATGCGGCTGCTATCGCCTATGTCGAGGTGGAATATCCGGGCGGAAAGCTGTTCGGCGTCGGGATCAACACCAATATCGTCGCAGCCTCCCTCGAAGCCATCGTATCCGCCGCCAACCGGGTTCTGGAGCAAAAGGGCCGGTAA
- a CDS encoding anti-sigma factor family protein gives MQNTKGLPLDIRLSAYLDGEVSDAERKELEQLIARDDEARRLLEMLQAGNAFGNKAFEEFLHDPVPLSLVRRIKQGPGVNPKTERVVTATPRQAKQRLWPRALAASLVLLLVGGSTGFIIGKTSQDNVPQLEVAAARTWLDDIADYHRVYARQTAEHLVEVPASAGNRIEGWLASNVGVSFALPDLSSKGLTFQGARLLVAAGKPVAQLMYKDQDGDVFAICFLKSTPGTTDGKLTESMRDDIAMISWQKRAASYVVVGPSSDPSLQQLAEAISTEI, from the coding sequence TTGCAGAACACGAAAGGGCTCCCGCTCGATATTCGCCTGTCGGCCTATCTTGACGGCGAAGTCAGCGATGCGGAACGCAAGGAACTGGAACAGCTGATCGCGCGCGATGACGAGGCACGCCGGCTGTTGGAAATGCTGCAGGCCGGAAATGCTTTCGGCAACAAGGCGTTCGAGGAATTTCTTCACGATCCGGTACCGCTGTCGCTGGTGCGCCGGATCAAGCAGGGACCGGGCGTCAACCCAAAGACCGAACGCGTCGTGACCGCCACGCCGCGCCAGGCAAAACAGCGCCTGTGGCCGCGTGCCCTCGCCGCCTCCCTGGTTCTGCTTCTGGTCGGCGGCTCCACCGGTTTCATCATCGGCAAGACCAGCCAGGACAATGTCCCGCAGTTGGAAGTGGCGGCTGCCCGCACCTGGCTCGACGATATCGCCGATTATCACCGCGTCTATGCCCGGCAGACGGCGGAACATCTGGTCGAAGTTCCAGCATCCGCCGGAAACCGGATCGAAGGCTGGCTGGCGTCGAATGTCGGCGTGAGTTTTGCGCTGCCGGACCTGAGCAGCAAGGGCCTGACATTCCAGGGCGCCCGCCTGCTTGTCGCGGCCGGAAAGCCCGTGGCACAGCTGATGTACAAGGATCAGGACGGCGACGTGTTTGCGATCTGTTTCCTGAAAAGCACGCCGGGTACCACCGACGGCAAGCTGACCGAAAGCATGCGCGACGATATCGCGATGATTTCCTGGCAGAAGCGCGCCGCATCCTATGTCGTGGTCGGCCCATCGTCCGACCCATCGCTCCAGCAGCTTGCCGAGGCGATCTCAACCGAAATCTGA
- a CDS encoding RNA polymerase sigma factor, with translation MRPAADSNEFRRDLVGVLPKLRRFAMTLTRNAADADDLVQEVCERAITRNHLWNGEGRLESWIYAMTRNLWIDEIRKRRVRTGGGTVDAAEQDELSIEASGEKAVYANQLQKMILSMPEGLASVFLLVNIEGHSYREAADILKIPIGTVMSRLSTARLRLAAMISETTERRA, from the coding sequence ATGCGTCCAGCGGCAGACTCGAACGAATTCAGACGGGACTTGGTCGGTGTGCTGCCCAAGTTGCGCCGTTTCGCGATGACACTGACGCGCAATGCAGCTGATGCCGATGACCTGGTTCAAGAGGTTTGCGAGCGTGCGATCACCCGCAATCATCTCTGGAACGGCGAAGGGCGGCTGGAAAGCTGGATATACGCAATGACACGCAATCTATGGATCGACGAGATCAGAAAGCGCCGGGTGCGCACCGGCGGCGGTACCGTCGATGCCGCAGAGCAGGACGAGCTTTCGATCGAGGCATCCGGCGAAAAGGCTGTTTACGCCAACCAGCTGCAAAAAATGATCCTCTCCATGCCGGAAGGCCTGGCGAGCGTTTTCCTTCTGGTCAACATCGAAGGCCACAGCTACCGGGAAGCTGCTGATATCCTCAAAATACCGATCGGAACGGTGATGAGCAGGCTGTCGACCGCGCGCCTGCGTCTTGCCGCGATGATTTCAGAGACGACGGAAAGGAGGGCCTGA
- a CDS encoding tetratricopeptide repeat protein produces MIHSKTAMIALFSAASFFAVSETAFAAGEDTTAPPEKTKTTTECKDGKVWDKTRKECVDAKKSGLDDDILFKAARELAYDGQYENSLTVLDAVKDQNSARILNYRGYSNRKAGRMELGMSFYKRALQADENYILARSYMGQALLEQGKVEEAKAQLIEIRDRGGENNWAYQALLQSLGGVRQY; encoded by the coding sequence ATGATCCATAGCAAGACCGCCATGATTGCCTTGTTCTCAGCCGCCTCGTTCTTTGCGGTGAGTGAGACGGCCTTTGCCGCCGGCGAGGATACGACCGCGCCGCCGGAAAAGACCAAGACCACCACCGAATGCAAGGACGGCAAGGTCTGGGACAAGACTAGGAAGGAATGCGTCGATGCCAAGAAGAGCGGGCTTGACGACGACATCCTCTTCAAGGCCGCCCGCGAACTGGCTTATGACGGCCAGTACGAAAACTCCTTGACGGTCCTCGACGCCGTGAAAGACCAGAACAGCGCCCGCATTCTCAACTATCGCGGCTATTCCAACCGCAAGGCCGGACGTATGGAACTGGGCATGAGCTTTTACAAGCGTGCGCTGCAGGCGGATGAAAACTATATCCTGGCGCGCTCCTACATGGGCCAGGCGCTGCTCGAACAGGGCAAGGTCGAGGAAGCCAAGGCGCAGCTGATCGAAATTCGCGACCGCGGCGGCGAAAACAACTGGGCTTACCAGGCCCTGCTGCAATCGCTCGGCGGCGTACGCCAATATTGA
- a CDS encoding metallophosphoesterase family protein: MFKLAHISDIHLGPLPDLSFRELASKRITGFVNWHRNRRNHLVGNTLNLLMDEIERIDPDHLAITGDLVNLASSREIEVVTEWLHEAGKPENISIVPGNHDAYVPGAYEKTTRAWYPYMRGERGPVEWNEDFHCFPYLRVRGPVALIGCSTAVATPPFAASGYFGSRQARETVNLLRAAGEAGLFRVVMIHHPPIHGATSMHKRMLGIRRFAATITAGGAELVLHGHTHLNTVYSLKGQVKPVPVVGIASASQGRGGKKPPAGFNLFSVSGSPGQWNVIRERFELTMDSRSVTLAETTRL; encoded by the coding sequence ATGTTCAAACTCGCCCATATTTCCGATATCCATCTCGGCCCCCTGCCCGACCTTTCTTTCCGCGAACTTGCATCCAAACGCATTACCGGCTTCGTCAACTGGCACCGCAACCGCCGCAATCACTTGGTCGGCAATACGCTGAACCTGCTGATGGACGAAATCGAGCGGATCGATCCGGATCATCTGGCGATCACCGGCGATCTGGTCAACCTTGCCTCCTCGCGCGAGATAGAGGTGGTGACGGAATGGCTGCACGAGGCGGGCAAGCCGGAAAACATCTCGATCGTGCCCGGCAATCACGACGCCTATGTGCCGGGTGCCTACGAGAAAACGACGCGCGCCTGGTACCCCTATATGCGCGGCGAGCGCGGACCGGTGGAATGGAACGAGGATTTTCACTGCTTTCCCTATCTGAGGGTGCGCGGCCCCGTGGCGCTGATCGGCTGTTCGACAGCCGTCGCCACGCCGCCTTTTGCAGCCAGCGGCTATTTCGGCAGCCGCCAGGCGCGCGAGACGGTCAATCTCCTGCGTGCGGCAGGTGAAGCGGGTCTGTTCCGCGTCGTGATGATCCATCATCCGCCGATCCACGGCGCTACATCCATGCACAAGCGCATGCTCGGCATTCGCCGCTTCGCCGCAACGATCACAGCGGGTGGCGCCGAGCTCGTACTGCACGGGCATACCCATCTTAACACGGTCTATTCGCTCAAAGGCCAGGTCAAACCCGTGCCGGTCGTCGGCATCGCATCGGCCTCGCAGGGGCGCGGCGGCAAGAAACCGCCGGCGGGGTTCAACCTGTTTTCGGTCTCCGGCAGTCCGGGACAATGGAACGTCATCCGCGAACGCTTCGAACTGACGATGGACAGCCGCTCGGTGACGTTGGCAGAGACCACCCGGCTCTGA
- a CDS encoding NUDIX domain-containing protein yields the protein MSEAPPEMRSWKSRLITRVVHSYFAFARGMTMGVRAACFDAEGRVFLVRHSYVPGWHMPGGGLERRETALQALVKELREEGNLEMSGPPELFHVYFNRQTSNRDHVVFYRCRNVRQVSPKKPDMEIVESGFFALDDLPEATTPATRRRLAELSGSTPPADFW from the coding sequence ATGAGCGAAGCGCCGCCGGAAATGCGCAGCTGGAAATCCAGGCTGATCACCCGCGTGGTGCACAGCTATTTCGCGTTCGCGCGGGGCATGACCATGGGGGTTCGCGCTGCCTGTTTCGATGCCGAAGGCCGGGTGTTTCTGGTGCGGCATTCCTATGTGCCGGGCTGGCATATGCCGGGCGGCGGGCTGGAGCGGCGCGAGACGGCCCTGCAGGCACTCGTCAAGGAATTGCGCGAGGAGGGCAATCTTGAAATGAGCGGCCCGCCAGAACTTTTCCATGTCTATTTCAACCGGCAGACCAGCAATCGCGACCATGTGGTGTTCTATCGCTGCCGCAATGTGCGCCAGGTTTCGCCGAAGAAACCGGACATGGAAATCGTCGAGAGCGGCTTCTTTGCGCTGGATGACCTGCCCGAGGCAACAACCCCTGCGACACGCAGGCGGCTGGCGGAGCTTTCAGGGAGCACGCCGCCAGCCGACTTCTGGTAA